DNA from Elaeis guineensis isolate ETL-2024a chromosome 2, EG11, whole genome shotgun sequence:
CTTGATGGCTGGATCATTCTGAGTTTTATTTCTGAATTCATTCAAAACTTTCTCATCAGCCAACATCCCTTCAGCAGTGGAGCTGCCGTTCATATCAATTGCAACACTTTCTCCATCAGATCCATTCCTAGATTCAATGAAACGTAGGACTGTGAGTTGGATCCCTGGGTGCTCTGCTATGCGAGTCGCATATGTAAGAGCTTCGCGATCATCTCGACCACCAAAGAATAGGACAGTAATGGATGACGACACATCACTGGCTGAGACATGAGTGGTTCCACCAAGTCCACGGTCCACAAGAATCCCTACCGAGCAAGGAGCATGTTCGAGAACCTTTCTGTTGACTGATCGGAACTCATGCCGTGTCATCTCCAACGCTCCATCAAGCCTCTGATGCTTGTGGAAGGGTAATATTATGATTGCAGCCTCCTTCCTCTCTGCACTTGCACATATATCCTCATGTATATCTGAGAGTGCCGAAATTGCAGTCATCGGCCTAATAGAAACATTGCTTAGTCTTTCAAAGGCCTCAAAGGCTACAACCACTTGATCATATCCAGACCTCAGGGTCTTGTTCCAAAATGGCAGGCCATTCTTCCTTGCTTTGTGCACCATGAGGATTGCTGATGGCCTCTCAGAGAGCTCCATGAGATGCATGGCATACACACATAATCCTTCACGTCTGTTGGTACCCCGGGAGGCCTCAATGAGGTTGATGATTGTTGGGATGTTCCTAGTGCTGTGGAAACAGGCCAAAAACCGGAGCTGGGTGCCAGAATCTTTCCTTTCAATTGTCCTGTGCTTGTATATGGTACATGACTTCCTTGCTGGCTTATAGAATGCAGTGACAAGAGGTGTCGTGATGAAGGTAGTGAAAAGAGCCATCAAGACGAAGACAGCAAATGTTTGATCATTCAGCACCTGTATCGGCAGGTTGAATCCATTAATTGTTGATCAGAATGATATGAGCAAAATGGGAATGTTCAGTTGCCTCCTAGTTGCTACCTTTCATTGTGAACTACTTTGCAGTAGCTAAAAATGGAAATATGGTAGGTCAGGGCACAGATATTTTAGCCTGCTTAATGACAGAAAATGAGAGAAGTTTACTGACTTCCAAGCAACAGTGAGAAAGCACATGATGGTgataataaataaatgaatatagACAATTTTAGCGAAAGAATTACATAAAACCTAGGAAAAAGTGGAAAttgggaagaaagagaaaagccgAGGATCTTAGCAGATACTGGGTAGTTAAATGATTAAGTCAGTAGACATCTACAGAAAATTACAATAGCCACAAAATAATATACCGGTCAAGATTACGATGTTACCTTTCTGTCTTTGCCGATGTTGAGTACAATCAGTTCCACCAAACCTTTGGTGTTCATAAGAAATCCAAGTGCCAAAGCCTCACGAGAAGGCATCCTACAAGCAATTGAAACCCCAACAGTCCCTGCAATCTTCCCAAGACAGGCTGTTAGTATAACAAGAACCAGTAGCCCCCATGACTGTGCTCCCTGGATTGTTGCCACGTTAGTCTTCAATCCACTTGAAACAAAATATAGAGGGAGGAAGAGGCCTGACACAAGGTCCTCCACCTTTTCTACCAATGCACCTGCAAAGGGGCCATCCTTGGGTAC
Protein-coding regions in this window:
- the LOC140855853 gene encoding cation/H(+) antiporter 18-like isoform X2 — encoded protein: MANITGNACPKPAAAASNGVFQGDNPLHSALPLAILQICLVVVITRSLAFLLKPLRQPRVIAEIIGGILLGPSALGRSKAFLHAVFPPSSLTVLDTLANLGLLFFLFLVGLELDPKSLRRTGKRAFGIAVAGISLPFFLGIGTSVVLRHTISKGVQGAPFLVFVGVALSITAFPVLARILAELKLLTTDVGRMAMSAAAVNDVAAWILLALAIALSDSSQSPLVSLWVLLCGVAFVLFCTFLVQPILGWIARRTPEGEPVGEIYVCATLAAVLAAGFVTDTIGIHALFGGFIIGVLVPKDGPFAGALVEKVEDLVSGLFLPLYFVSSGLKTNVATIQGAQSWGLLVLVILTACLGKIAGTVGVSIACRMPSREALALGFLMNTKGLVELIVLNIGKDRKVLNDQTFAVFVLMALFTTFITTPLVTAFYKPARKSCTIYKHRTIERKDSGTQLRFLACFHSTRNIPTIINLIEASRGTNRREGLCVYAMHLMELSERPSAILMVHKARKNGLPFWNKTLRSGYDQVVVAFEAFERLSNVSIRPMTAISALSDIHEDICASAERKEAAIIILPFHKHQRLDGALEMTRHEFRSVNRKVLEHAPCSVGILVDRGLGGTTHVSASDVSSSITVLFFGGRDDREALTYATRIAEHPGIQLTVLRFIESRNGSDGESVAIDMNGSSTAEGMLADEKVLNEFRNKTQNDPAIKYEEREVASSDETVAAIQTVSRSDLILVGRRPEGAAAAALMTERNECPELGPVGDLLTSPSSLTTASVLVVQQYTWQSRMKLPPADSEEPPEVHRTEGSSSDS